One genomic window of Coffea eugenioides isolate CCC68of chromosome 1, Ceug_1.0, whole genome shotgun sequence includes the following:
- the LOC113776088 gene encoding receptor-like protein 9DC3, whose protein sequence is MDRSLCLCLLICLFLQCPFSYSWKSLTFLDLGSNLLEGPLPASLCKLEKLQYLLLSDNKLTGTIPHCFGNISTQLTVLDLRRNGFHGMIPTTFPEGNQLRNLGLNGNQLEGPLPRSLINCKSLEVLDVGHNHITGPFPDWLGTLPELRVLILKSNRLQGPIGNSSNKSSFQKLKILDISYNQFTGYVPAKMLENFQAMKKNDSETTQRQYMGDGTYYLDSVTVIMKGLEYEVKRILTVFTTIDLSRNQFEGNIPKSIGGLDSLRLLNFSHNNFNGLIPTSLGDVSALESLDLSFNQLEGRIPPELKKLNFLSDLNVSKNHLEGLIPQGGQFYTFPNSSYTGNPGLCGFPLNDCGEDKGPQSSPMRVSHPTDLLDLTSGFTWKPVLLGYCFGMILGAAVGFLMFSTRTPRLFVAMVEDACKRLKRPRRDLYVPMAQDTSKRSKRPRKEALR, encoded by the coding sequence atggatCGAAGCTTATGCCTCTGCCTACTCATTTGCCTGTTCTTGCAGTGCCCATTCAGTTATTCTTGGAAGAGTCTAACATTTCTTGATCTGGGTTCCAACTTACTGGAGGGACCATTACCTGCTTCTCTCTGCAAGTTAGAAAAGCTGCAATATCTTCTCCTGTCTGACAACAAACTGACCGGAACAATACCTCACTGTTTCGGGAACATCAGCACACAGCTCACGGTGTTGGACTTGCGGAGAAACGGCTTTCATGGGATGATTCCAACAACGTTTCCAGAGGGCAATCAGCTCAGGAATCTTGGTCTCAACGGCAATCAACTAGAAGGGCCCCTGCCACGATCTTTGATCAACTGCAAGAGCTTGGAAGTTCTCGACGTTGGACATAACCATATAACTGGTCCATTCCCTGACTGGCTCGGAACTCTTCCAGAGCTACGTGTTCTGATTTTGAAATCGAATAGATTGCAAGGTCCAATTGGAAATTCATCGAATAAATCATCATTCCAGAAGCTCAAGATCTTGGACATATCTTACAATCAGTTCACCGGCTATGTACCGGCCAAGATGCTTGAAAATTTTCAGGCTATGAAGAAGAATGACAGCGAAACGACACAACGTCAATACATGGGAGACGGTACATACTATTTAGATTCCGTGACTGTAATCATGAAAGGGCTAGAATACGAAGTAAAGCGGATCCTCACAGTTTTCACAACCATTGATTTGTCTAGAAACCAATTCGAAGGAAACATTCCAAAGTCCATTGGAGGTCTCGATTCTCTCAGGTTACTCAACTTTTCCCACAACAACTTCAATGGTTTGATTCCAACCTCATTGGGGGACGTGTCTGCACTTGAATCGTTAGACCTTTCTTTTAACCAACTGGAGGGAAGGATCCCCCCAGAACTAAAAAAGCTGAACTTTCTTTCAGACTTGAACGTTTCCAAGAATCATCTCGAGGGACTAATTCCTCAAGGTGGGCAGTTTTATACCTTTCCTAATTCCTCATATACTGGGAACCCCGGATTATGTGGTTTCCCACTTAACGATTGTGGAGAAGATAAGGGACCCCAGTCATCTCCAATGCGGGTATCTCATCCCACAGATTTGTTAGATCTTACGAGTGGATTTACGTGGAAACCAGTGCTCTTGGGATATTGTTTTGGAATGATCCTTGGAGCGGCCGTTGGATTCCTAATGTTCTCTACTCGAACCCCAAGATTGTTCGTTGCTATGGTTGAAGATGCATGCAAACGATTGAAAAGGCCAAGAAGAGATCTGTACGTTCCTATGGCTCAAGATACGAGTAAACGGTCGAAAAGACCAAGAAAAGAAGCCCTCCGATAG